One part of the Microlunatus elymi genome encodes these proteins:
- a CDS encoding pyridoxal-phosphate-dependent aminotransferase family protein, with translation MTSPTPTPDRRLFGPGPSNPYPEAVAGLNRPILGHLDPDFLAIMDDTCAMLRTVWGTENSRTLPLSATGSAGMEAAFVNTVGPGDVAVIAVNGLFGERMCDVAARCGADVVRVDHDWGQPIDPQRVADAHPSPKVIAAVHAETSTGVRSDIAALGRLKGDALLITDAVTSIGGIELAADDWGIDVGYAGSQKCLGVPPGLAPFTINDRAFARRIEHPQSWYLDLGLLGGYVGEASARHAGRTYHHTAPTGMIASLHDGLARILAEGLPAVWARHAEAGHILQDGLEKLGLELFAAQGFRLPELTTVKVPEGVDSAAVRSELLTRYNIEIGAGAGAYASTVWRIGLMGHNARPDAALLILAALAEILGR, from the coding sequence ATGACCAGTCCCACCCCGACTCCGGACCGGCGACTCTTCGGCCCGGGCCCGTCCAACCCGTACCCGGAAGCCGTCGCCGGACTGAACAGGCCGATCCTCGGCCATCTGGATCCGGACTTCCTGGCGATCATGGACGACACCTGCGCCATGCTCCGCACCGTGTGGGGCACCGAGAATTCGCGGACGTTGCCGCTGTCGGCGACCGGCTCGGCTGGGATGGAGGCTGCCTTCGTCAACACGGTCGGGCCGGGCGACGTCGCGGTGATCGCGGTGAACGGCCTGTTCGGTGAGCGGATGTGCGACGTGGCGGCACGCTGCGGTGCCGATGTGGTTCGAGTTGATCATGATTGGGGTCAACCGATCGACCCGCAGCGGGTCGCCGATGCGCATCCGAGTCCGAAGGTGATCGCGGCCGTGCACGCGGAGACCTCGACCGGAGTCAGGTCCGACATCGCCGCCCTCGGCCGGCTCAAGGGCGACGCGTTGTTGATCACCGATGCGGTGACCTCGATCGGCGGCATCGAGTTGGCCGCCGACGACTGGGGCATCGACGTCGGCTACGCCGGTTCGCAGAAATGTCTCGGCGTGCCGCCGGGGCTGGCGCCGTTCACCATCAACGATCGGGCCTTCGCCCGTCGGATCGAGCATCCACAGTCCTGGTATCTCGATCTCGGTCTGCTCGGCGGCTACGTCGGCGAGGCCAGCGCCAGACATGCCGGACGGACCTATCACCACACCGCACCGACCGGGATGATCGCGAGCCTGCACGACGGTCTGGCACGGATCCTCGCCGAGGGGCTGCCGGCGGTCTGGGCGCGGCATGCCGAGGCGGGCCACATCCTGCAGGACGGTCTGGAGAAGCTCGGCCTGGAACTCTTTGCTGCACAGGGATTCCGGCTGCCCGAACTGACCACGGTGAAGGTGCCCGAGGGTGTCGACTCTGCGGCCGTCCGCTCCGAACTGCTGACCCGCTACAACATCGAGATCGGCGCCGGCGCGGGCGCGTACGCGAGCACGGTCTGGCGGATCGGCCTGATGGGACACAACGCCCGACCCGATGCCGCGTTGTTGATCTTGGCTGCACTGGCCGAGATCCTCGGCCGCTGA
- a CDS encoding ABC transporter permease, with amino-acid sequence MSVSTSSGHRFDKLRTLRFGYGWRVARAIVRQALGREVQFRAQAWTTLAVGVLEVAVAIVPALLIFGRTDQVHGWSIGEVLMVTGAAQLLNAFLAAVITPNQSKMTDYIRNGDLDLILIRPAPAQLFAAFRWFEPAALLGALSGLAVLIVGWLQAGLHPSPAGVLFALGWFVLGCAAVALIWVNLGYLAFWLTSAGQLQEFLATLLTAGRYPLAFYPAAVRTIFLSLVPIGLATTIPVDALRGRNSLPELIIAVLLLGVLAMITRLHWLAGLRSYSGASS; translated from the coding sequence ATGTCGGTTTCGACAAGCTCAGGACACCGCTTCGACAAGCTCAGGACCCTGAGGTTCGGATACGGATGGCGGGTCGCCCGGGCGATCGTCCGGCAGGCGCTGGGGCGGGAGGTGCAGTTCCGGGCGCAGGCCTGGACCACCCTGGCGGTCGGCGTACTGGAGGTCGCGGTGGCGATCGTGCCGGCGTTGTTGATCTTCGGCCGAACCGATCAGGTGCACGGCTGGAGCATCGGCGAGGTGCTGATGGTGACCGGGGCTGCGCAACTGCTGAACGCGTTCCTGGCTGCGGTGATCACGCCGAACCAGTCCAAGATGACCGACTACATCCGCAACGGCGACCTGGATCTGATCTTGATCAGGCCGGCGCCGGCGCAACTGTTTGCGGCCTTTCGCTGGTTCGAACCGGCCGCGTTGCTCGGTGCACTCAGCGGGCTGGCGGTGTTGATCGTCGGCTGGCTGCAGGCAGGCCTGCACCCGTCGCCGGCCGGAGTGCTGTTCGCCCTCGGCTGGTTCGTGCTCGGCTGCGCGGCGGTCGCGCTGATCTGGGTCAACCTCGGCTATCTCGCGTTCTGGTTGACCTCGGCCGGTCAGCTGCAGGAGTTCCTGGCCACCCTGCTCACAGCCGGCCGCTACCCGCTGGCGTTCTACCCCGCGGCCGTCCGGACGATCTTCCTTTCCCTGGTACCGATCGGCCTGGCGACCACGATCCCGGTGGACGCGCTGCGTGGCCGCAACAGTCTGCCGGAGTTGATCATCGCCGTGCTGCTGCTCGGCGTGCTGGCGATGATCACCCGGCTGCACTGGCTGGCGGGCCTGCGCAGCTACAGCGGCGCCAGCTCGTGA
- a CDS encoding type II toxin-antitoxin system VapC family toxin, translating into MTRRFAVDTAVFAYALGDSHHYREPCQAVVLAAGRGEFSLHASWELIQELLFHRMRRVERPLAVQQARAAIDLLELYDVDRSVVNRSMELILFHQGILGRDALHAATAIEHGLAVMISPDTAFDGVPGLERVDPIDLDLAADD; encoded by the coding sequence GTGACACGTCGATTCGCGGTTGATACCGCTGTCTTCGCTTACGCGCTCGGTGACTCGCACCACTACCGAGAACCTTGCCAAGCTGTCGTCCTTGCTGCCGGGCGAGGAGAGTTCAGCCTGCACGCCAGCTGGGAACTCATTCAGGAGTTGCTATTCCATCGCATGCGAAGGGTTGAGCGCCCGCTGGCAGTTCAGCAGGCAAGGGCGGCGATCGACCTTCTCGAGCTCTATGACGTCGATCGGTCAGTCGTGAACAGATCTATGGAGTTGATCTTGTTCCATCAAGGCATCCTGGGTCGAGACGCACTGCACGCTGCGACCGCGATCGAGCACGGGCTGGCCGTCATGATCAGCCCCGACACCGCATTCGATGGTGTCCCCGGGCTCGAACGAGTCGATCCGATCGATCTCGACCTCGCTGCTGACGACTGA
- a CDS encoding ABC-F family ATP-binding cassette domain-containing protein — MVHLLGGRSIALDFPTRHVFTDLTIGVNSGDRIGVVGRNGDGKSTLLRILSGRLEPDSGEVVHRGGIRVGMLDQADTLDPELTIARAVVGDRPEHEWASDPRIRDVLGGLLGDLDWHTRTGDLSGGQRRRVALAELLVGEQDVLFLDEPTNHLDIEGVSWLARHLNQRWRSADGALVVVTHDRWFLDAVCTLTWEVHDGTVEVFEGGYAAYVLQRVERDRLAAQAETKRQNLMRKELAWLRRGAPARTAKPRFRIEAANQLIENEPPVRDSVKLQQLATARLGKDVIDLLGVSVGYGGEPVLTDVEWRIGPGERSGILGANGAGKTTLLKLITGLLDPDHGRVKRGKTVKIATLSQQLTELADVDQLRVRELLETKRSSYVAGGKELTPGQLLEQLGFPNALLSTPIKDLSGGQRRRLQLLMILLDEPNVLVLDEPTNDLDTDMLAAMEDLLDSWPGTLLVATHDRYLLERVTDQQYAILDHRLRHLPGGVDQYLQLSAQARDAADAPTAATEAPARQSTAARSRAVSKELAALERRLQRLQDRTEKIESAMVADSADYTKLAEHSAELNSVRAEQGELEDRWLELSVEAADD; from the coding sequence GTGGTTCATCTGCTCGGCGGCCGCTCGATCGCGCTTGACTTCCCGACCCGGCACGTCTTCACCGACCTCACCATCGGGGTCAACAGCGGCGACCGGATCGGGGTGGTCGGCCGCAACGGCGACGGCAAGTCCACCCTGCTGCGGATTCTGTCCGGCCGGCTCGAGCCGGACTCGGGCGAGGTGGTGCATCGCGGCGGCATCCGGGTCGGCATGCTCGACCAGGCCGACACCCTGGACCCGGAACTGACCATCGCCCGGGCCGTGGTCGGTGACCGACCCGAGCACGAGTGGGCCTCCGACCCGCGGATCCGGGACGTGCTCGGCGGACTTCTGGGCGATCTGGACTGGCACACCCGCACCGGTGATCTCAGCGGCGGTCAGCGCCGCAGGGTGGCCCTGGCCGAGCTGCTGGTGGGCGAACAGGACGTGCTGTTCCTGGACGAGCCGACCAACCATCTCGATATCGAAGGTGTGTCCTGGCTGGCTCGACATCTCAACCAGCGTTGGCGTTCGGCCGACGGCGCCCTGGTGGTGGTCACCCACGACCGCTGGTTCCTGGACGCCGTCTGCACCCTCACCTGGGAGGTGCACGACGGCACCGTCGAGGTGTTCGAGGGCGGTTACGCGGCGTACGTGTTGCAGCGGGTCGAGCGTGATCGGCTGGCCGCTCAGGCGGAGACCAAACGGCAGAACCTGATGCGCAAGGAGTTGGCCTGGCTGCGCCGCGGCGCGCCGGCGCGGACCGCCAAGCCCCGGTTCCGGATCGAGGCCGCCAATCAGCTGATCGAGAACGAACCGCCGGTCCGGGATTCGGTCAAGCTGCAGCAGCTGGCCACCGCCCGGCTCGGCAAGGACGTGATCGACCTGCTCGGCGTGTCGGTCGGCTACGGCGGTGAGCCGGTGCTGACCGACGTCGAGTGGCGGATCGGCCCGGGGGAGCGGTCCGGCATCCTCGGCGCCAACGGCGCCGGCAAGACCACCCTGCTGAAGTTGATCACCGGTCTGCTGGATCCCGATCATGGCCGGGTCAAACGGGGCAAGACGGTCAAGATCGCCACCCTCAGCCAGCAGCTGACCGAGTTGGCCGACGTTGATCAACTTCGGGTCCGGGAGCTGCTGGAGACCAAGCGGAGCAGCTATGTCGCCGGCGGCAAGGAGCTCACACCGGGTCAGTTGCTGGAGCAGCTCGGCTTCCCGAATGCCTTGCTGTCAACGCCGATCAAGGATCTGTCCGGCGGTCAGCGACGACGGTTGCAGCTGTTGATGATCTTGCTCGACGAGCCCAACGTGCTGGTGCTGGACGAGCCCACCAATGATCTTGACACCGACATGCTGGCCGCGATGGAGGACCTGCTGGACAGCTGGCCCGGCACCCTGCTGGTCGCCACCCATGATCGTTATCTGCTGGAGCGAGTTACCGATCAGCAGTACGCGATCCTTGATCATCGGCTGCGACATCTGCCCGGCGGTGTCGACCAGTATCTGCAGCTCAGTGCCCAGGCCCGGGACGCCGCCGATGCACCGACGGCCGCGACCGAGGCCCCGGCGCGGCAGTCCACGGCGGCCCGGTCCCGCGCGGTGAGCAAGGAACTGGCCGCCCTGGAGCGACGTTTGCAGCGGCTGCAGGACCGAACCGAGAAGATCGAATCGGCGATGGTGGCCGACAGCGCCGACTACACCAAGCTGGCCGAGCACTCGGCCGAGCTGAACTCCGTACGCGCGGAGCAGGGGGAGCTGGAGGACCGCTGGCTGGAGCTGTCGGTCGAGGCTGCCGACGACTGA
- a CDS encoding ABC transporter permease, translating to MTGPARRQLRFFSRLLRFNVAVTFVYRGDFMIMQLGNLIIPITSLLVWQAVLASGAPLPVSGRYLTTYFVLVAVVEMLASTWTAFFLAESIRNGELNQWLVRPTSTLVNAIANNIGEKLVKIIFLVPFVAAAVLILQLTGIGGGLGYPHQAVRWLAFAIAVVLAAAIRFTLDVLIGSLAFWFEDVQGFLRVSAVIVPVLSGAVVPLALMPAGWQLITQLQPFRFMLSFPMEVLLSDQQWTSGAPRTGFALQLLWLLIFVGGAALLWRRGLRSYSAVGA from the coding sequence ATGACCGGCCCCGCCCGCCGGCAACTGCGCTTCTTCTCCCGGCTGCTCCGCTTCAACGTCGCCGTCACCTTCGTCTACCGCGGCGACTTCATGATCATGCAACTGGGCAATCTGATCATCCCGATCACCTCGCTGCTGGTCTGGCAGGCGGTGCTCGCCTCCGGCGCGCCGCTGCCGGTCTCCGGCCGGTACCTGACCACCTACTTCGTCCTGGTCGCGGTGGTGGAGATGCTCGCCTCGACCTGGACAGCGTTCTTCCTGGCCGAGTCGATCCGCAACGGCGAACTCAACCAATGGCTGGTCCGGCCGACCTCGACCCTCGTCAACGCGATCGCCAACAACATCGGCGAGAAGCTGGTCAAGATCATCTTTCTGGTGCCGTTCGTCGCTGCCGCGGTGTTGATCTTGCAACTGACCGGGATCGGCGGCGGTCTCGGCTATCCGCATCAGGCCGTACGTTGGCTGGCGTTCGCGATCGCGGTCGTGCTGGCCGCTGCGATCCGCTTCACCCTGGATGTGTTGATCGGTTCGTTGGCCTTCTGGTTCGAGGACGTGCAGGGATTCCTGCGGGTCTCGGCGGTGATCGTGCCGGTGCTGTCCGGCGCGGTGGTGCCGTTGGCGTTGATGCCGGCGGGCTGGCAGTTGATCACGCAACTGCAGCCGTTCCGCTTCATGCTGTCCTTCCCGATGGAGGTGTTGCTGTCCGATCAGCAATGGACCAGCGGTGCTCCGCGGACCGGCTTCGCGCTGCAACTGCTCTGGTTGTTGATCTTCGTCGGTGGGGCGGCATTGCTGTGGCGGCGTGGGCTGCGTTCTTACAGTGCGGTGGGTGCGTGA
- a CDS encoding glycosyltransferase family 2 protein gives MRFSIVIPARNEAGYLAATLRGLQRQDFPGDYEVIVVDNGSTDETAEIARTWGARVISEERRGVCQARDAGTRAAHGEIVVSTDADTTHPVDWLSRIDRTFRADPRLVAVSGGCRFVGADWWGRAYPVLLFNAVGLCYRLTGWVWYVSAANLSFRRDAWTGYDLRLTQGGDELDQLRRLRRNGRVAFDATLLVDTSARRLMRGFWYSAFVTFLYYYLLGYLLNRVVGRTVLPMAPDIRPAGRSIRSNRPAAAVDRSPVRPRPRTMVAALLAVLTVFMIITPPGRMLADGVADTVHAAVSHHYRTAR, from the coding sequence ATGCGGTTTTCGATTGTGATCCCTGCCCGGAACGAGGCGGGCTATCTGGCGGCGACGCTCCGGGGGCTGCAGCGGCAGGACTTCCCCGGCGACTACGAGGTGATCGTGGTCGACAACGGGAGCACCGACGAGACGGCCGAGATCGCGCGGACCTGGGGCGCACGGGTGATCAGCGAGGAACGGCGCGGGGTCTGTCAGGCGCGCGATGCGGGCACTCGGGCGGCGCACGGCGAGATCGTCGTCTCTACCGACGCCGACACCACCCATCCGGTCGACTGGCTGAGCCGGATCGACCGGACCTTCCGGGCCGATCCGCGGCTGGTCGCGGTCTCCGGCGGGTGCCGGTTCGTCGGCGCCGACTGGTGGGGGCGGGCCTACCCGGTGCTGCTGTTCAACGCGGTCGGTCTCTGCTATCGACTCACCGGCTGGGTCTGGTACGTGTCCGCCGCCAATCTGTCGTTTCGCCGCGACGCCTGGACCGGGTACGACCTGCGGCTCACCCAGGGCGGCGACGAACTCGATCAACTGCGCAGGCTGCGGCGCAACGGCCGAGTGGCGTTCGACGCGACCCTGCTGGTCGACACCTCGGCTCGGCGGCTGATGCGCGGCTTCTGGTACAGCGCGTTCGTCACCTTCCTCTACTACTACCTGCTGGGTTACCTGCTGAATCGGGTCGTCGGCCGGACGGTGCTGCCGATGGCACCGGACATCCGACCCGCCGGCAGATCGATCCGGTCCAACCGTCCGGCCGCCGCCGTCGACCGCTCTCCGGTCCGGCCCAGGCCGCGAACCATGGTCGCCGCCCTGCTCGCGGTCCTGACCGTGTTCATGATCATCACGCCGCCCGGCCGGATGCTGGCCGACGGGGTCGCGGACACCGTGCACGCGGCGGTCAGCCATCACTACCGCACCGCCCGATGA
- a CDS encoding ABC transporter ATP-binding protein, giving the protein MPAVPSTLPAIELSGVGKTYRFHRTRPGVRGSVRDLFGRESGERIAVADLDLQIAAGEFIGLLGRNGAGKTTTLKMLSGLLRPSTGTVRVLGHEPYKRGFDFLRQIAIVLGNKTMLWWDVSTMANLELYQALYDLSPDEFGRNVGELAELLGLGDHLDIPVRKLSLGERMKCELMLALVHRPEVIFLDEPTIGLDVVSKAAIRQFLAETCAQHGTTIILTSHDMDDVEQLCPRVVLIDGGRLQFDGSPDQLVRSTRPRKRVTCSYSGPIQPPGTWPPGVRPIDDTDRQRLVLEAEREALAGLLALAPSWGTLIDLEVRDAELDEVMQAVLSSPQFGNGLAAGVAR; this is encoded by the coding sequence ATGCCTGCTGTGCCATCCACTCTTCCGGCGATCGAGCTCTCCGGCGTCGGCAAGACCTACCGTTTCCACCGCACCCGGCCAGGGGTGCGCGGCTCGGTCCGTGACCTGTTCGGCCGCGAAAGTGGCGAGCGGATCGCGGTTGCTGATCTTGATCTGCAGATCGCCGCCGGTGAGTTCATCGGCCTGCTCGGCCGCAACGGCGCGGGCAAGACCACCACCCTGAAGATGCTGTCGGGATTGCTGCGGCCGAGCACCGGCACCGTACGCGTGCTGGGGCACGAGCCGTACAAGCGCGGCTTCGACTTCCTCCGGCAGATCGCGATCGTGCTGGGTAACAAGACGATGTTGTGGTGGGACGTGTCCACCATGGCCAACCTGGAGCTCTACCAGGCGTTGTACGACCTGAGCCCGGACGAGTTCGGTCGCAACGTCGGTGAGCTGGCCGAGTTGCTCGGGTTGGGCGATCATCTCGACATCCCGGTACGGAAGTTGTCGCTGGGTGAGCGGATGAAGTGCGAGCTGATGCTGGCTCTGGTGCATCGGCCGGAGGTGATCTTCCTGGACGAGCCGACGATCGGTCTGGATGTGGTGTCGAAGGCGGCGATCCGGCAGTTCCTGGCCGAGACCTGTGCCCAGCACGGCACCACGATCATCCTGACCAGCCACGACATGGACGACGTCGAGCAACTGTGCCCTCGGGTGGTGCTGATCGACGGGGGACGACTGCAGTTCGACGGCTCCCCGGATCAGCTGGTCCGCTCCACCCGGCCACGCAAACGGGTGACGTGCAGCTATTCCGGGCCGATCCAACCACCCGGAACCTGGCCGCCGGGAGTCCGGCCGATCGACGACACCGATCGGCAACGGCTGGTGTTGGAGGCCGAGCGGGAGGCCCTGGCCGGACTGCTCGCGCTGGCTCCGAGCTGGGGAACCTTGATCGATCTCGAGGTCCGCGACGCCGAACTGGACGAGGTCATGCAGGCAGTGCTGTCGTCTCCCCAGTTCGGCAACGGGCTCGCAGCGGGGGTGGCCCGATGA
- a CDS encoding glucuronyl esterase domain-containing protein: MINTRQVIDDFGRHVYGVTPRLKLAVTSKVLDYQAAFGAGSRSRHELTITGERGEHRLELLLCLPNIDQSPVFLGLNFDGNDAVLQQWPIELLMRRGYGVASVHASAIEPDRNGGAADGVRRILGIGPDDEGAPATWGTIGVWAWGLSLIRRQLTDYAHVQRDKIIAVGHSRMGKAALWAAAQDEGFAAVISNEAGCSGDSLHRHRAGEDIAAITTNFPYWFTSGYADYAGRDDELPVDQDQLLAAIAPRPVHVGSASEDDWADPLGQFLCVQSARKLNEGLGPVGFHLRPGDHGLLTEDWLHYLAFADTHLSGP, encoded by the coding sequence ATGATCAACACCAGGCAAGTGATCGACGACTTCGGTCGCCACGTGTACGGGGTGACACCGCGGCTGAAACTCGCGGTCACCTCAAAGGTGCTGGACTATCAAGCCGCGTTCGGTGCCGGCAGCCGCAGCCGGCACGAGTTGACGATCACCGGCGAACGCGGTGAGCATCGGCTGGAATTGCTGCTCTGCTTGCCGAACATCGACCAGTCACCGGTCTTTCTCGGCCTCAACTTCGACGGCAACGACGCGGTGCTGCAGCAGTGGCCGATCGAGCTGTTGATGCGGCGCGGGTATGGCGTGGCGAGTGTGCATGCGAGCGCGATCGAGCCGGACCGCAACGGCGGCGCTGCCGACGGCGTACGTCGGATCCTGGGCATCGGTCCCGACGATGAAGGAGCGCCGGCCACCTGGGGCACCATCGGCGTCTGGGCCTGGGGGCTGTCGCTGATCCGCCGCCAGCTGACCGATTATGCGCACGTACAGCGGGACAAGATCATCGCCGTCGGGCATTCGCGGATGGGTAAGGCAGCACTGTGGGCCGCGGCCCAGGACGAAGGTTTTGCCGCGGTGATCAGCAACGAAGCGGGCTGCAGCGGCGACAGTCTTCATCGGCATCGGGCCGGTGAGGACATTGCCGCGATCACCACGAACTTCCCGTACTGGTTCACGTCCGGCTATGCCGACTACGCCGGCCGGGACGACGAACTGCCGGTCGATCAAGATCAACTTCTGGCCGCGATCGCGCCCCGCCCCGTACACGTCGGCAGTGCTTCGGAGGACGACTGGGCCGATCCGCTCGGCCAGTTCCTGTGCGTCCAGTCGGCGCGCAAGCTGAACGAAGGTCTCGGCCCGGTCGGCTTCCATCTGCGCCCCGGTGACCATGGGTTGCTCACCGAGGACTGGCTGCACTACCTCGCCTTCGCCGACACTCATCTGAGCGGGCCGTAA
- a CDS encoding FAD-binding oxidoreductase: MSSAALDDLINAVGPDVVTCDAVVMDRYRYDWAHDERAGMPLAVVRAETAEHVQAAVRWAAEHRVPVVPRGAGSGLSGGSTAVDHGLVISTERMRAISIDPAARVAIVEPGALNAEVKAAAAEHGLWYPPDPSSYEICSIGGNLATNAGGLCCVKYGVTTDYVLGLDVVMADGTLIKLGGIRVKDVAGLSLTKLFVGSEGTLGVITRGILKLVPKQPDKATLVATFADVEAAARAVVGMCAQIRPSMLELMDGLSINIVEDYLHMDLDRTAGAMLIAQSDAPGGARALEISIMEKVCAELGAKECFVTEDPDEGELFVAARRAAFPAIERRGSLLLEDVGVAVPLLPELIDGVAKIAQQNGIEIPVVAHAGDGNTHPNIIYDASDPDSRARAHGAFDQVMQLAISLGGTITGEHGVGRLKKDALPDLLGPDVMALSHKIKNALDPDGIMNPGAVL; the protein is encoded by the coding sequence ATGAGCAGCGCAGCCCTCGACGATTTGATCAATGCTGTGGGGCCGGACGTCGTCACCTGTGATGCGGTGGTGATGGATCGCTATCGGTACGACTGGGCGCACGACGAGCGGGCCGGGATGCCGTTGGCAGTGGTCCGCGCCGAAACCGCCGAGCACGTCCAGGCCGCGGTGCGTTGGGCGGCCGAGCATCGGGTCCCGGTGGTGCCGCGCGGCGCCGGCAGCGGATTGTCCGGCGGCTCCACCGCTGTTGATCATGGTCTGGTGATCAGCACCGAACGGATGCGGGCGATCAGCATCGATCCCGCGGCGCGGGTGGCGATCGTCGAGCCCGGAGCGCTGAACGCGGAGGTGAAGGCCGCCGCCGCCGAGCACGGGCTCTGGTATCCCCCGGACCCGTCCTCGTACGAGATCTGCTCGATCGGCGGCAACCTGGCCACCAACGCCGGCGGGCTGTGTTGCGTGAAGTACGGCGTGACCACCGACTACGTGCTCGGTCTGGACGTGGTGATGGCCGACGGCACCTTGATCAAACTCGGCGGCATCCGAGTCAAGGACGTGGCCGGTCTGTCGCTGACGAAACTGTTCGTCGGCAGCGAAGGCACCCTCGGTGTGATCACCCGCGGCATCCTCAAGCTGGTTCCGAAGCAACCCGACAAGGCGACCCTGGTGGCCACCTTCGCCGATGTCGAGGCGGCGGCCCGCGCGGTGGTCGGGATGTGTGCGCAGATTCGGCCGTCGATGCTGGAGTTGATGGACGGGCTGAGCATCAACATCGTCGAGGACTACCTGCACATGGACCTGGATCGGACCGCAGGCGCGATGCTGATCGCCCAGTCCGATGCACCCGGTGGCGCCCGGGCCTTGGAGATCTCGATCATGGAAAAGGTGTGTGCCGAGCTTGGCGCCAAGGAGTGTTTCGTCACCGAGGATCCGGACGAGGGCGAGTTGTTCGTGGCCGCCCGGCGCGCGGCCTTCCCGGCGATCGAACGGCGCGGATCCCTGCTGCTGGAGGACGTCGGGGTTGCGGTTCCGCTGCTGCCGGAGCTGATCGACGGGGTGGCCAAGATCGCCCAGCAGAACGGGATCGAGATCCCGGTGGTGGCGCACGCCGGCGACGGCAACACCCATCCCAACATCATCTACGACGCTTCTGACCCGGATTCTCGCGCTCGGGCTCACGGCGCGTTCGATCAGGTGATGCAACTGGCCATCTCGCTGGGTGGCACCATCACCGGCGAGCACGGCGTCGGCCGGCTGAAGAAGGACGCGCTGCCGGATCTGCTCGGCCCGGACGTGATGGCGCTCAGTCACAAGATCAAGAACGCGCTCGACCCGGACGGCATCATGAATCCCGGAGCGGTTCTCTGA
- a CDS encoding polysaccharide deacetylase family protein: MSSTKIISAAAALAGAAGLGLGYRLRMSETSQAAGTFPYCGTADRRVVALTFDDGPNDPYTGALAELLADRQVPATFFQVGRCVERHPQRSKELAAAGHLIGNHSYRHRFDDYLRPDKFLADVDRTQQIIADVTGTLPRHFRPPWLYRTPALLAGIADRDLRVVSGRFCDPLEVLQPSSRRIARQAERRVEPGSMIIFHDGFDDRGGFRGRTVAAVGLLIDRLREVGYGFVTVDELLPVPCPGGSSARRPLDRA; this comes from the coding sequence ATGAGTTCGACCAAGATCATTTCCGCCGCGGCCGCGCTGGCCGGCGCCGCCGGGCTGGGGCTCGGCTACCGATTGCGGATGTCCGAGACCTCCCAGGCTGCCGGGACGTTTCCCTACTGCGGGACGGCCGACCGCCGGGTGGTGGCGCTCACCTTCGACGACGGGCCGAACGATCCGTACACCGGTGCGTTGGCCGAGTTGCTGGCCGATCGCCAGGTGCCGGCGACCTTCTTCCAGGTCGGTCGCTGCGTCGAACGGCACCCGCAACGCAGCAAGGAGTTGGCAGCCGCCGGGCACCTGATCGGCAACCACAGCTACCGGCACCGCTTCGACGACTACCTGCGGCCGGACAAGTTCCTGGCCGACGTCGACCGGACCCAGCAGATCATCGCCGACGTCACCGGCACGCTTCCGCGGCACTTCCGCCCGCCGTGGCTGTATCGAACCCCGGCGTTGCTGGCCGGGATCGCCGACCGCGATCTGCGGGTGGTGTCGGGCCGGTTCTGCGATCCGCTGGAGGTCCTGCAGCCGAGCTCACGCCGGATCGCCCGGCAGGCCGAGCGTCGGGTCGAGCCCGGCAGCATGATCATTTTCCACGACGGTTTCGACGACCGGGGCGGATTTCGCGGCCGTACGGTGGCCGCGGTCGGCCTGCTGATCGACCGGCTGCGTGAGGTGGGCTACGGCTTCGTCACCGTCGACGAGCTGCTGCCCGTACCCTGTCCGGGTGGTTCATCTGCTCGGCGGCCGCTCGATCGCGCTTGA
- a CDS encoding YciI family protein, whose translation MKFLFLVCASAEAAPIDEDRTTKTPGAPPESDIEDWVGRHDQAGRRLFGDRLESQTAVETVRVRGGELLVTDGPYLESKEYIAGIDVIECDSIETARQIAAEHPMAHHAGIEIRLFWNGD comes from the coding sequence ATGAAGTTCCTGTTCCTGGTCTGCGCATCCGCCGAAGCAGCGCCGATCGACGAGGATCGCACCACCAAGACCCCCGGCGCACCGCCCGAGTCGGACATCGAGGACTGGGTCGGCCGTCATGACCAAGCCGGCCGGCGGCTGTTCGGCGACCGGCTGGAATCGCAGACCGCGGTCGAGACCGTACGCGTGCGAGGCGGCGAACTGCTGGTCACCGACGGGCCGTATCTGGAGTCCAAGGAATACATCGCCGGTATCGACGTGATCGAGTGCGATTCGATCGAGACCGCTCGGCAGATCGCCGCCGAGCATCCGATGGCCCACCATGCCGGGATCGAGATCCGCCTGTTCTGGAACGGGGACTGA